Part of the Sinorhizobium sp. BG8 genome, GCTAGCGGCCAAGTCCTGCGTCCATCGACGATACGTTCATCTGTGCTCTTTCAGATAGCGAAACGTCAGTGCCGAGCCGGCAACGACCACCAGCACCCGCACGATATGATGCAGGACGACGAAAGGCACTTCGATGCCGAGCGACAGAGCCATGATGCTCATCTCCGCAACACCGCCTGGCGAATATGCCAGCACGAGTGCAATGAAGCGGTCGCCGGTGAAATAGGCGAGCAGCCCCGCAAAGCCCAACGAGATGCAAAGCAGCACGAGAGTGGATCCGGTCGAGAGACCGACAACCCTCAGAATCTCCTTGGGTGACGCCATCGCGAAACGGCAGCCGACCGTAGCTCCAATCACCACCTGAGCGGCCGCAAGCGCCGCACTCGGCATCTCGAAGTCCGCAACGCCGGTGACATGTAGAAGGGCGCTCACCGCCATCGGCCCCATGAGAAAGCGGGCGGGAAAGCGCAGCAGGGTGCCTGCTCCAATGCCAACAGCAATGGCCGCGGCGAACCACCAAAGATCAGCCAGATCAACGGTGGACAAGGGCACATGGCTGCTCCCGGACCGGCTGACGGCAACTCCCGTGAACAGCTGGATCAGGAACGGCAGGCAAAGGACGACGAGGAAGATTCGCGACGCATGGATGAGTGCAATGGTCTTCTCGTCGCCACCCCGCTCGGCACCCAGGGTCACCATTTCGACCAGGCCACCCGGCATCGCTGAGAAAAACGCGGTCGGGTGGTCCAGTCCTGCGACGAGACGGAAGTAGCAGTAGACCGTTGCGCCGGCCGCCACGATGAAGACGATGAGCCCGGAAAGAGACAGAAGCCATAAGCCCACGTGTTCGAACACTGCGGGCGAGAAGGATGTTCCGAGCATCGCTCCGATCAGGGCCGTCATCGGCGGCCTGGCAAGGCGAGGCATCGCGAGTGGCAGGCGGACAAGCGCACCAAGGCCCGTTGCAATCATCGCACCAAGGAGCCAGGCGAGCGGCATATGGAAATGCCACATCACCCAGCCGCCAACAGAGGCAATCGACAGGGTCAGGACAAAGCGTGCGATCGCAGCAGGCTTGCTACGCATGATCAGCCATAAGAAGCGACGCCTTGCGAATGGGTGACGCGCGGAGCGCCATCAAAGAAAGGACCTACGAGCTCCCGCCACTCCTGGAAATCGTCGGAATTGCGGAAGTCGACCATGTGATCGTCCACCGTCTCCCATTTCACCACGAGGCGATAGACCGTCGGGTTCTCGACGACCCGGTGCAGCGACAGGCCATGGCATCCCTTGGCGCGGAGGAACAGGGGAGCAGCCTTTTCGACACCCTCCTCGAACGCCGGTTCGCTGCCCGCCTTCACCGTGATCTCTGCGACTTCGAGGATCATTGGCCCACCCCGACCTGGTGGCCATGTTCGGCATCGATCGCGCGCTCCTCCCCTGTCGCGATCATCGTGCGCGTGGCATCGATCGAGGCGTAGATCCAGAAAATGCGCATTGGTTCCGTCTGCGAGGCATTGATGAAGCGATGCGGCACGTTCGCAGGAATCCACGTCGTGTCGTTGGTATCGAGATGATGCCGGACGCCATCGATCTCGGCGATCGCCTGGCCCTCAATGACCATAACGCTCTCTTCGCAATTGTGCTTGTGCAGGCCGATCGCGGCACCGGGGTCGAATGCAGTGATGCCGTTGATCATGCTGGTCGAGCCGCACTTGCGGGTGACGAGCGGGGTCGTGCGCGCGCCACCGCCGCGGTCGTTCGTCTTGAGTTCACGCGGACGGAGTATCGCCGGCTGGGCAGTTGAGGTCATGATCTTCATTCCTTACTTTGCGGGACCGATCCAGATGGTCTTGATGTTCACAAATTCGCGGATGCCGTAGACGCCGAGCTCGCGGCCGTACCCGGAACGCTTGATTCCACCGAAGGGATAGCGGGGATCGGAAGCCACCATACCGTTGATAAAGACCGCGCCTGCGTCAAGTTGTCGGGCAAGTTCACGGGCACGCGTCACGTCTTTGCTCCAGATCGCCGACCCGAGACCGAATTCCGTCTGATTGGCGAGGCGGATCGCCTCTTCAGCATTCTTAACCCGGATGATGGCCGCCACCGGCCCGAAGGTTTCTTCGCAAAATGCAGTCATCCCGGGCGTCACACGGTCGAGAACGGTCGGTGGATAGTAGAAACCGTCGCCCTCGAGCGGCCTGCCGCCCATCTTCAGCACCGCGCCGGCGGCAACAGTCTTTTCCACCTGGGCGTGAAGACCGCTCATCAGGTTGGCGCGCGCCATCGGACCAATGTTGGTATCGCGCTGCATGGGATCGCCGATCTTCAGTTTCGCCACACCGGCGCAGAACAGTTCGACGAAGCGATCCGCGATACTCTCCTCGACGATGAAGCGCTTGGCGTTAACGCACGACTGGCCGACATTGATGTAGCGCGCCTTGACCGCGACCGATGCCGCTTCCTCGAGGTCCGCATCGGCAAGGACGATGAACGGGTCCGAACCGCCGAGCTCGAGCACCTGCTTCTTCAGCGCCTTTCCTGCCTGTGCGGCAACGATCGCGCCGACCTCCGTCGAGCCGGTCAGCGTGACGGCAGCAATGCGGTCGTCGTCGATCAGGCCCGCCACCTTCTGCGGCTCGATCAGCAGCGTGCGGAAAAGCCCTGCCGGGCACCCCGCCTCCGCCATCACCTCTTCGATCGCCAGCGCACATTGCGGCACGTTGTTGGCATGCTTCAGGATTGCCCCGTTGCCGGCGGCGAAGGTGGGTGCGGCAAAGCGGAAGAACTGCCAGAACGGATAGTTCCAGGGCATGATGGCAAGCACGACGCCGAGCGGATCGAAAGCCACGATACTTTCGGAGGCATTGGATCGCACCGGTTCGTCGGCAAGATATTGCGGGGCGTGCTCCGCGTAGAAGTCACAGTTGTAGGCGCACTTCTCGATTTCGCCCTCGGCCTCGACGATCGGTTTTCCCATCTCGAGCGTGATCATCTGCGCATAGCGCGCCTTGTTGGCGCGAAGAACCTTCGCCATTGCGTGCAGAAGGCGGACGCGTTCATTGACGGAAACCTTCCGCCAGGTCTTCTGCGCCTCTGCTGCGGCGGAAAGCGCAGCTTCGACAAAGGCGTCGTCGTGGAGTTCGTAGCGCGCCAGTTCGCTTCCGTCCGTGGGATTGATCGCCGTTATCATGCTGGCCTCCTGTCTTGCCGTTCCTGCCTGGCATTCGTTGCCATGAATTGCTTCCAGCGCGGCAGGAAGGCGGCGCTGTCGATCGTGGTTTTCGATGGGATGTATTCGAAGCCGATTGCGCCCTCGTAGGCGTGGGACTGCAGGACCGCGAGCAGCGGTTCGAAGGCGATCGTCCCGGTTCCCGGCTCATGCCTGCCGGGATGGTCGGCGATATGGATGTGGCCGATCCTGTGATGGTTCGCGGCAATCCAGCCTTCGAGCGCAACACCGTTCGCCCGCGCGTGATAGGTATCGACGAGAAGCGCGACATTGCCCGGCCCGTACAGGTCCTGAATTTTTGCTGCATGATCGAGCGTCGACATCGCATAGCCCGGCACCGCCGCTTCGCTGATCGCCTCGATCAACACCTTGACCGGAGTGCCCGCCGAGCGCTCCACCGCATAGCTCAGGTTGCGGTGGTAGGTTTCAGCTATGGCGGCACCGTCCCTTGTCGAGGGAACGCCCGCCATCGGGTGCACGAAGGGGCAATCCACCGCGACGGCATAATCCAGCGCGCGATTGAATTCTTCCTGGAAGTCCGCTTCCCGTCCCGGAAGCGCTGCGAGCCCCTTCTCGCCCTTGTCGGCATTGCCGACGGCACCGGCAATCTGCGAGATCGCAAGTCCGAAACGCTCGAGTTCCGCCCGCATGTCCGCGGCCGAAATCTCAAACGGCTGCGGATGCTCGATCGCGGTGAACCCGGCCTCCGCCGCCGCTGCAATCCTTTCGAACAGCGGCAGTTCTTTGAACAGATAGCCAATGTGGGCTGACAGTCGGTTGGGCAGCATCAGGAGACCTCGCCTTCCGATCGGCCCTGCGGAAGCGCGATGCCGAAGCGCTCCCCTTCGTTGGTCAGGTCGGAAACTACATTTGCGGTGATTGGAACGCCCGTCTTGAGACGCTCCTCTTCCCGGCGCTGTTCCGGCTCTCCCGGCATCATGATCTCGGTGACACCTGCGGCCGCAGGAAGCGCCTTGATGCGCTCGTAGTACTCGTCCATGCGCGCTTCGAAGTTCTCGAGCGACATGAAGAGGTCGGGCTTTATCGCGAAGAACAGGTGCCCGACGTTCTGCGGCTCGCTGTGATCGAAGTAGAGGCTCTTGACGTCCCCGCCGAAATTCGCGCCCGTGAGAACGCCGGACATGAGATCCATCAGTGTTGCGAGCACAGAACCCTTCACGCCGCCGAAGGGAAGGCAAACCCCCTCGAAGGCCTTGGCGGCGTCGGTGGTCGGATTGCCCTCAATGTCGAGCGCAAGGCCCTCGGGGATGGCTTCTCCCTTCATCGCCGCAAGACGTATCTTGCCTCGGGCGATCACCGTCATCGCCATGTCCATGACGTAGGGCGCGTGTTTGCCGCCGGGAATGCCCGCCGCAATCGGACTTGCACCGAGAA contains:
- a CDS encoding TIM barrel protein; protein product: MLPNRLSAHIGYLFKELPLFERIAAAAEAGFTAIEHPQPFEISAADMRAELERFGLAISQIAGAVGNADKGEKGLAALPGREADFQEEFNRALDYAVAVDCPFVHPMAGVPSTRDGAAIAETYHRNLSYAVERSAGTPVKVLIEAISEAAVPGYAMSTLDHAAKIQDLYGPGNVALLVDTYHARANGVALEGWIAANHHRIGHIHIADHPGRHEPGTGTIAFEPLLAVLQSHAYEGAIGFEYIPSKTTIDSAAFLPRWKQFMATNARQERQDRRPA
- a CDS encoding AbrB family transcriptional regulator yields the protein MRSKPAAIARFVLTLSIASVGGWVMWHFHMPLAWLLGAMIATGLGALVRLPLAMPRLARPPMTALIGAMLGTSFSPAVFEHVGLWLLSLSGLIVFIVAAGATVYCYFRLVAGLDHPTAFFSAMPGGLVEMVTLGAERGGDEKTIALIHASRIFLVVLCLPFLIQLFTGVAVSRSGSSHVPLSTVDLADLWWFAAAIAVGIGAGTLLRFPARFLMGPMAVSALLHVTGVADFEMPSAALAAAQVVIGATVGCRFAMASPKEILRVVGLSTGSTLVLLCISLGFAGLLAYFTGDRFIALVLAYSPGGVAEMSIMALSLGIEVPFVVLHHIVRVLVVVAGSALTFRYLKEHR
- a CDS encoding Ldh family oxidoreductase, whose protein sequence is MTTLKYFPADELTAFATRIFTGTGMTDADAAVIARDLVKANLRGIDSHGVSRIPMYVERLQRGLVNPRPNVGVEKVAGAVSIVDGDNGMGFIASHKAMDEAVSLASQNGIGLVGVHRSTHFGMGALYALQAIEAGYISMIFTNSSPAIPMWGGRTTFLGASPIAAGIPGGKHAPYVMDMAMTVIARGKIRLAAMKGEAIPEGLALDIEGNPTTDAAKAFEGVCLPFGGVKGSVLATLMDLMSGVLTGANFGGDVKSLYFDHSEPQNVGHLFFAIKPDLFMSLENFEARMDEYYERIKALPAAAGVTEIMMPGEPEQRREEERLKTGVPITANVVSDLTNEGERFGIALPQGRSEGEVS
- a CDS encoding antibiotic biosynthesis monooxygenase family protein; amino-acid sequence: MILEVAEITVKAGSEPAFEEGVEKAAPLFLRAKGCHGLSLHRVVENPTVYRLVVKWETVDDHMVDFRNSDDFQEWRELVGPFFDGAPRVTHSQGVASYG
- a CDS encoding cupin domain-containing protein: MTSTAQPAILRPRELKTNDRGGGARTTPLVTRKCGSTSMINGITAFDPGAAIGLHKHNCEESVMVIEGQAIAEIDGVRHHLDTNDTTWIPANVPHRFINASQTEPMRIFWIYASIDATRTMIATGEERAIDAEHGHQVGVGQ
- a CDS encoding NAD-dependent succinate-semialdehyde dehydrogenase → MITAINPTDGSELARYELHDDAFVEAALSAAAEAQKTWRKVSVNERVRLLHAMAKVLRANKARYAQMITLEMGKPIVEAEGEIEKCAYNCDFYAEHAPQYLADEPVRSNASESIVAFDPLGVVLAIMPWNYPFWQFFRFAAPTFAAGNGAILKHANNVPQCALAIEEVMAEAGCPAGLFRTLLIEPQKVAGLIDDDRIAAVTLTGSTEVGAIVAAQAGKALKKQVLELGGSDPFIVLADADLEEAASVAVKARYINVGQSCVNAKRFIVEESIADRFVELFCAGVAKLKIGDPMQRDTNIGPMARANLMSGLHAQVEKTVAAGAVLKMGGRPLEGDGFYYPPTVLDRVTPGMTAFCEETFGPVAAIIRVKNAEEAIRLANQTEFGLGSAIWSKDVTRARELARQLDAGAVFINGMVASDPRYPFGGIKRSGYGRELGVYGIREFVNIKTIWIGPAK